The stretch of DNA CCGGCTGCCCGGCTACTCCGTGTGGTACGTGAGCTTCTTTGCGCTCGAGCAGGGCGAGACGCGCTTCTCGCCGCAGGAGTTCATCATCAGCAATACCGGCCGCGATTTCCGGCCACTCGATGTGGTGCCCCTCACACCCGGATTCGGTGAGTACCGTCTGCGTCAGCGGGATGTGCAGAGCGCGCTGTTCGTATTTGACGGGCAGATCGACGTGAACCAGCCCATTACTTCGCAGATGGAAAGCGTGTCGAGTGTGACGGACTGGTCGGCGGTGCTGCAGCGGGTGGAGCGGGAGCGGGCGTTGGTGCGGTCGCGGGCTTCGGGAGCCGCGAAGAAATAGGGGCGTAAGGGGAACTGCGTAAGGGGAACTGCGTAAGGGGAACTGCGTAAGGGGAACTGCGTAAGGGGAACTGCGTAAGGTGAACTGCGGGAAGGAACTGCAGGCGGTTCGGGCGTAAGGTGGACCGCGTAAGGTGAACTGCGGGAAGAAAGAGCGGGCGGTTCACTGCTAGATCAGCAGGACATCCTCGGCGTGGCCGGCGTCGCCGCTGCGCAGCAGCCACATCGCGTAACGCACCGCGTCGTGCTCGCGTGGCCATTGCAGCGTACGCGTGGCGCCCAGCGGCGTGCGCCACTGGTAGGCATCGTGCTCCGGTCCCAACTGCACCGCGGCGTCGGGTGGCACGATGGCGGCAAATACCACCGCCAGTTGCACTGTGTCCTGCCGGTGCAGATAGAACGGGTTCACGGTCAGGCTGTACAGGCGCTCCACGGGCAGCCCCGTTTCCTCCTGGACTTCGCGTCTCGCGGCTTCGGCGGGCCGTTCGCCGGCCTCGATGCTGCCATGCACCAGCTCCCAGGCCCCTGTGCAGCGCACCCCCGCCGCGCGGCGCAGGGTCAGCACGCGCCAGCGATCACGTGAACCGGCCGGTGCCGGGGCCAGCACCACCACATCCACCACGCGGGTCTCGTAACGCGTGCCGCGGTCCGGCACAGCGCCGGGGGCACTGAGTTCGTCGGTCATCAAGCAATGCTAGATCGTCGCTTGCCCCATGGCGAGCGGTCCGGCGAAGTTCCAATCATGTCTTCGTACGCCGAATTCCTCGCCCGCGCACAATCCTGCCGCAGCACCGGCGGCCTCGTGCCCGTGTGGCAGGATTGCCTGCTCGACCTCTGCACGCCCGTCTCTGCGTTCGCGCGGCTGCGGCGTGGCCCGTTTGCCTTTCTGCTCGAGTCGGCGGTCACCCGTGGTGAGGCCTGGTCGCGCTACACCTACCTGGGTACCGAGCCGCGGGGCGCGTGGCGCCTCAAGGACGGCGTCGTGGAAGACTGGACGGCCGAACAGGGGTGGCATGGCGCGCGCACGCCCACCGACCCCATTGCCGACTTGCGCGACCTCGTGCGCGACATGCGTCCGGTTGATGCGCCCGAACTGGGCACGCTCTGGAGCGGCGCGTTCGGATTCTTCGCGTACGACGTAGCGCGGCACATCGAGCGCCTGCCGAACGCCCCGCCGCGCGGCGTCGATGCCCCCGATGCCTGCTTCGTGTTCACCGATGCCCTCGTGGTCATCGACAACTGGTTGGGTCAGGCGCGGGTG from Gemmatimonas sp. UBA7669 encodes:
- a CDS encoding NUDIX domain-containing protein: MTDELSAPGAVPDRGTRYETRVVDVVVLAPAPAGSRDRWRVLTLRRAAGVRCTGAWELVHGSIEAGERPAEAARREVQEETGLPVERLYSLTVNPFYLHRQDTVQLAVVFAAIVPPDAAVQLGPEHDAYQWRTPLGATRTLQWPREHDAVRYAMWLLRSGDAGHAEDVLLI